The genomic window TCTGAGGAGATGAGTTCTAGAAAGAAACAACGTCTCGGGTGGGGTGAGGGACTGGCGaaatatgagaaaaagaaagttgatGTTAACCCAAATGAAGATGGAACAACATTGATGGAAAACGGTTTAGAGGAACTACATTcgttaaacaaaaatattgctGATAAAAGTCCCACAGCAGCCATTGTTCCAGATTATGGTTCCCCTACAACACCATCCTCTGTAGCTTGCAGTTCATCACCAGGTACAATACAATTTGTTAATACTTCTCTCTGCGTGCTCTTCTCATTCCTGATCTATTTGGAGTTATCTgcattattttcatattacttGAATTCTTCCATCATGTATCTGTTCTTGTAAAcactgattttgtttttctctttttatcatgtcttccatttgtttttgttatcttctgCTGGGGACAGTGTAACTCACTCgtaattttattcttttgtgtACATTCAGGGTTTGCTGATAAATCATCTCCGAAGGCTGCTATAGCTGCTAGTGATGTCAGTAACATGTGCCGTTCGCCTAGTCCCGTGTCTAGTATTCACCTTGAACGATTCCCAATCAATATCGAGGAGCTCGATAACATCTCAATGGAGCGTTTTGGCTGTTTACTCAATGAGTTACTTGGTACTGATGATTCTGGTACAGGGGATTCCAGTTCTGTCCAATTGACATCAATGAACACATTACTTGCCTGGAAAGGTGAAATTTTGAAAGCTGTGGAGATGACTGAATCAGAAATTGATCTCCTTGAAAACAAACATAGGACACTAAAGCTTGAAGGTAGAAGACACTCTCGTGTTGTTGGACCCAGTTCATACTGTTGTGATGGAGATGCAAATGTGCCCAAGGAGCAGGCTTCTTGTAGTTTGGATCCTAAGGCAACAGCTTCTTCTGTAGCTAAAACACTGGTGAGAGCTCCTGTGCATCAGGCTGGTTTAGCCAAGGTTCCTGCTGATGTTTTTGAAGATAGTCCTGGGGAAGTTAAACCTCTATCCCAATCTTTTGCCACTGTTGAAAGAGAGGAAGATATACTGCCCATACCATCTATGAAGGCAGCTGTTTCTTCGAAAGAGATTAACACACCTGCTTTTGCCAATCAGGAAACTATTGAGGTTTCTTCTGCTGATGACAGCATGGCCTCCAAAGAAGACTTGTTCTGGGCTAAGTTATTATCTGCCAATAAGAAATATGCTTGTGAATCATCTGGAGTATTCAATCAATTGCTTCCAAGAGATTTTAATTCGTCTGACAACTCAAGATTCCCTGGCATATGTCAAACGCAGTTTGATTCTCATGTCCAAGAAAAAATTGCAGATAGGGTAGGCCTATTGAGAGCTAGGGAGAAAATTTTACTCCTTCAGTTTAAAGCGTTTCAGCTCTCATGGAAGAAAGATTTGGATCAGCTAGCTTTAGCAAAGTACCAATCAAAGTCtagcaaaaaaacagaactatATCCGAATGCAAAAAATGGAGGGTATCTGAAGCTTCCCCAATCTGTACGCCTGAGGTTCTCTTCTTCAGGTAAAGTTCTCAAacctcttttctcttctatttACTCTGATATATTAAGCTTGTCGTGGTTTGTCGCTGTCTGGGATGAAGTTTGGCTTTTATGATGTGTTAGTTGTAGAGACTTGAATTATGTGATTTTTCAAGGGCGTGAGGTGTTGAGagaaacatatacaactcttGAGAACTATTGTTACAGAGCTGTACATAGTGGTCATAATTCATTATTTGCAAGCTAAGTTCAGAGTCATTCCATGCTAACGTGTTTGTTGGATGTTGATAAcgctattttaattttatgttagATGTTGGTTTTATTCTAGTATTATATCCACTGTAATATTCATTTTAACATCTAGCTTGTTTAACGAGGAGGTATAGTTTAAGCAGATGCTTATTTCTTGTCTATCTTTTATGTTGTCGTAGGTAAATATTTGTCTTAGATGCTAACTAGAAAGTATATCAATACGCAGGAGATGATTGCGGTGTAAAAATTTGGGATAATGATCACAGATGAATTGAAGCCTTTTTTCATCGAATTTAAAGTTAATAACTGTTTTACACTACCTGTGCAGCTCCAAGAAGGGATAGTGTAGTCCCCACAACAGAGCTCGTAAGTTATATGGAAAAGCTACTTCCGGGTACCCATCTAAAGCCTTTTAGAGACATTTTGAAAATGCCTGCTATGATTTTGGATGAGAAAGAGAGGGTGATGTCGAGGTTTATTTCTAGCAATGGACTGATTGAAGATCCATGTGACGTTGAGAAGGAAAGAACAATGATTAATCCTTGGACCTCAGAGGAGAAAGAAATCTTTCTGAATTTGCTAGCAATGCATGGGAAGGATTTCAAGAAGATTGCTTCATCTCTTACCCAAAAGACAACTGCGGACTGTATTGATTACTACTACAAAAACCACAAGTCTGATTGTTTTGGGAAAATAAAGAAGCAGCGTGCTTATGGTAAGGAAGGGAAGCACACCTACATGTTGGCTCCACGAAAAAAGTGGAAACGTGAGATGGGGGCTGCCTCTCTTGATATTTTAGGGGATGTCTCCATTATAGCAGCAAACGCTGGAAAGGTTGCATCAACCAGGCCGATCTCTTCCAAAAAGATCACCCTTAGAGGTTGCAGCAGTGCTAATTCATTGCAGCACGATGGAAATAACTCTGAAGGGTGCTCCTACAGTTTTGATTTCCCACGTAAGAGAACTGCTGGTGCAGATGTTTTAGCTGTTGGTCCTTTGTCACCAGAGCAGATAAATTCTTGCTTAAGGACTTCTGTGAGCTCTAGAGAGAGGTGTATGGATCATCTGAAGTTTAATCATGTCGTAAAGAAACCTCGGATATCTCATACTCTACATAATGAGAACAGCAATACTCTACACAATGAGAACAGcaacgaagaagatgactcATGTTCGGAAGAGAGCTGTGGGGAAACAGGTCCTATTCACTGGACAGATGATGAGAGATCTGCCTTTATACAGGGTTTTTCGCTTTTTGGCAAGAATTTTGCTTCAATATCAAGGTACGTCGGGACAAGATCTCCAGATCAGTGTAAGGTTTTCTTCAGCAAAGTTCGGAAATGTCTTGGGTTGGAATCTATAAAGTTTGGATCTGGAAATGTAAGCACATCCGTAAGTGTTGATAATGGCAATGAGGGTGGTGGGAGCGACTTGGAAGATCCTTGTCCTATGGAGAGTAACTCTGGCATAGTGAATAATGGAGTTTGTGCCAAGATGGGTATGAATTCTCCTACCTCACCTTTTAATATGAATCAGGATGGTGTTAATCAATCAGGCTCTGCAAATGTGAAAGCCGACCTTAGTagatcagaagaagagaatgggCAGAAATATTTGTGTCTGAAAGATGATAATAATCTCGTGAACAATGCATATGTCAATGGCGGTTTCCCGAGTCTAGTTTCAGAATCTTGTAGAGATTTGGTAGATATTAATACTGTTGAGAGCCAGTCTCAGGCTGCCGGAAAAAGCAAGAGCAATGATCTCATGTCAATGGAAATCGATGAAGGTGTCTTAACATCTGTCACTATATCTTCCGAGCCATTGTATTGTGGCCTAAGTGTTCTTTCCAATGTTATTGTGGAAACCCCTACAGAAATCTCACGAAAGGGCTCAGGAGATCAAGGTGCTACAATGCCTAAATTTAGTTCAAAGAATCAAGATGGAGTGATGCAAGCTGCAAACAGAACCAGAAATTCTGGCCTTGAACCTGAAAGTGCACCTTCAGGTTTCAGGTACCCTGAGTGTCTTCACCATGTTCCGATTGAGGTGTGTACGGAAAACCCTATAGGCGTCAGTGCACCACGAGGAAATCCAAATTGCCATGCAGAGTCCGAGTCAGGAAATTCTCTTGTTGGACAAGTTGACGAAACACATGACTTGGGTTGGCCCAAGAACAATCTGGAATTGGATGGGAGGCTTCAGGTTTTAGGCCATGTAAACCCTGAGCAGATTGGTCTACTAAAAGCGACCAATACAGAATCTTGTCAAAATCCCCAGAGATCAGTCACCCAAGATCTGAGCAGGATAAGTAGATCAAAATCTGATTTGATCGTAAAAACCCAACGTACAGGTGAAGGCTTCTCACTCACCAAGTGTACTAGTTCAGCTCCTAAGCCTCTGGCAGTATCCCATAAAGAGGGCAGATCTGGTCATAGCAGGAGCCATTCGTTTAGTTTGTCTGATACTGAGAGACTCCACAAGAATGGAGATGTGAAACTGTTTGGTACAGTACTTACTACTGATGAGAAtggaataaaacaaaaacacaatccATGTGGAATTGTCAGGTCATCATCAACCTTGAGCAGGGACCATGATACAAGACATCATTACATTAATCAGCAACACCTTCAGAACGTTCCCATTACGAGCTACGGTTTTTGGGATGGCAACAGAATTCAAACCGGGCTCACATCTTTGCCAGAGTCGGCCAAGTTGCTTGCAAGTTGCCCTGAAGCATTTTCCACGCATCTAAAGCAGCAAGTTGGTAACAGCAAAGAGATTCTGGTGGATGTTAATGGTGGAATTTTGAGCTTTGGTAAGCATAACGAAGATAGAGCTGAGTCCTCAAGCGCTAAGGATGAAGGTAACATAGGAGGGGTAAATGGTGTAGCAGAGGCAGCCACGTGAATGAAAAAGCTTCTTAGGGTCATGATTAGTTTGTTTTGGAGGATTGGCATATTCTTTGCTTGTCAACCTATCTGTATTATATCTCTtttaacatcttttttttttaatttagaatgTCAATTAATATaggcattttttttttttttggttcagcTAAAGTTAGGTGCCTGCAGAAAATTCATAGCTGATGTTTGTATTTGTAATGTTACTGATAATAACAGAGAGATCTAAGAGCTAAGCTTAGCTCTCtgtatgtttttcaaaaaggaTAACACTTGATGAACAAGCATGTCTAATGTTGTACAGTGAAAGACTTATGCAACTTCACTTGCAGGAGGATAAACCTTTTTCTTACGTCTCACATCTTGTTTGGAGAATTGGTGGCAGCGGTGCTACAATTTTTACTACCTGCAGAATGGTAAGGACATGAACAATTGGATTGTTTAGATAAGGACTGAGAGATCTCGTAAAGAGCCTGACCACTGAGGCTTAGGTATGATCTACGTGAGTTACCTTATGAGTGTTCAGCAGGTTTGGTAGCTCTACTTGATGAGCATGCAGATGATATCCACAATCCCCAGGAACAGCCTGATTTGGCCTTCTGTAACCTCTGCAATATATTCAGTCATAATGACGACACATGCCATAACAGGTGATAGCATCTAGTTAACAGACCAATTTACTCCACATGAAACTACGTACTAGATTGCATCGTACAACATTGGTTAGCTCAAATATTGTTCAATTTCCAAGGACTGTTCATCTCAAGGTATACAGAAACTATAAGTATGAAGAATGATGATCTAATTTTGTACCCATCTTCGGCAAAGGCTGCGGCATCATCTACAAGATCGGGATCAAAGCACTTTGGTTGGCCGCCCGCTACATAAAGAGGGTCCCCTGCACTTTGATCAGCACGTAAGCACTCAGATCCAGTAAACATCGTCATCTCTATCATAGACCACtgccaaaagaaaacttatgTGTAGCAAAAAGCTTCCTAGACTATGCCATAAGCAACTCATGTCCTAGATTGCAACTATATTGTATATGGCTCATACAATTATAACTAGTTGAATCATCAAGTGGGAGTAAGATCTTTTCATCCATCAAAACATGGTTTCATCAATTTGTATTCAATGTTTTACTAAAGTTTTCCTAACACCGCCGAGCAGTTTGGTTGTTCCATTATTGCTTAGTTATCtgggaaaaaaacatttgtctATCTTGTCTTACAAAGCTACGTATCcaactttttttattctataCTAATAATGAAGGACTATAAATGCACAAACCACGCATAATACCAGCTCAAAACGTGTGACAGACCCGAAGGAAACAGAAGTTTTTACCTACCAAGGGATGTCCCATGTATGCAAGATGAATCCGGATTTGATGTGGTCTTCCAGATTGTATCTCTACCTGTTTTGCATAAAAACAAGATGATTGTGGCTAACTTTCGTTTTGGTTTTACTATCTCATTTACTTTCTGGGTAAACCTTGTGTGACATATGACATTTGGAAATAAGATGGAACAGAAGAAAACCTTAACAAGCGAGCAATTTTTTTCCCTGTCCCTCTCCAGAACAAATACTTTACTGAAAGCAGGTTTCCCTGACAAGAGCAAAAAAcatgcaaaaacaaacaaaaaacgttataacgacaacaaattatatttagtgtgaattaatctgttgcTCTAGCTAATGGTATAAGATAATATAACTAACCTTCCGGAGAAGCAACATATAATCCTTGTGCGACCCCAGGATATCGAACCACTCCTATAGGCTGTTTGATTACTACCTTCAgaatgtaaataaaaaaaggagcATTGTTCATAGATGTTATCTCAGTTGCATATTAAGGTATACTGTACTTATAGTATTTGATATTAATTCTCAgcacaaataataaaaatggcCTTGCCTCGTCTTCTTCAACTATACCATCTGCTAGTGCTCGATATATCTTTGATAGTTTTCTTCCTGTTCCACACTCTTGATCCAGGTTGCTGTAAGAATGAAGAGtttaaatccaaaatccaatATGTAATACTAAGGATCTTTTCAAGAATGAGCTGGGTCAAAAAGTAAACAAGAGATCATGTTTGAACTCACCCGGAGCCGACAAGAGATGTTCCCTCAGCAAAATACGCTGCAAGTTTCGTTTTTGCCAGCTTGGTCTTTGCACAGAGAAGTATACCTGAAATAAATGTTGAAAACAACATATCTTAACAGTAGAGAGAGATCATTATAGAGATGCTTTTGCGATACGAACTGATAAGTCCAGTGAAGAGTACAACATTTATAAAGCAGTGGAGAATACTAACATCATAGCTGGTTTAATGAAAAGGAAAGCAAAACACGTCTATAGACTAACCTGAAGTTCCTCTACCCAGTCGATGTACAGGGACAGGATGTGGTGATTCACGCGATCCGATGTAAGAGtcatttttaccaaaacaCCACTGCAGCTGCGTCAACACAGTCCGTTGCTGGAAAAGTCCTCCGGGCAATACTTGAAGTCCAGAAGGCTTGTTTAAAGCGATCTGCATTATGTGAAAATCCACCAAGTATACACACATCACTACAAGTTGAGAACAAAATGATAGTACAATACCAAATTTCATTTGGAGCTTTAAACATCACAACAAGattttctatatgttttgTTCAGAGCAGGAAGTTaccaaatcatcatcttcatacAAAACTTCAAGCGAGTATGGCGTGTCAGGTTCCTTCCAAGGAAGCCTACTGTAAACTAATTTCGAACCACtcctgagaaacaaaaaaaaatgagacaCCTTTACAAAAGCTAAACATTTTATAAGTGTTCAAATCAATTGTAGGAATTGTTAGCTGAACCTAAGAAGTGTGTTGGGATCTTTTACAACTTCACCGTCAATTTGTATCTGCAAAACGTCATACACGAGAAATGAATTTCAAATTCTATAGAATCAAGAGAGAAATGTTTGTATGAAGAACAAACCTGTCCGTTTTGGATTCGTTGAATCCACCTAGGAACGAAAGATGATTAAAGAGAATGGAAAGTAAGAACGATATTATTGTAGACGAAgagtagaggaagaagaagagtaagaaCCCTAGCAATGGAGCTGAACTCTTGTATTTGGTGAAGTAGAATTCTGACACCGTCGTTAACTCTGTATTCAACAAATTCCACACATTtcaaaaaagaaccaaaacaacaacaaaagatcaaattttttgaatttcttacctgattcagaagaagagatggcATCCTTGTATGCCAAACCATCGTTAAGCTCAGGCCATGGCAAGCCGATACGTTGCGGCGGCGGCGACATCGTTACCGGTTGGTCGGCCTCAGTTCTGGTTTCTCAAATCCggtaaataaaaccaaacagaaaTTGAAGTGAAGGAGACTTTAATAAACCAAACCGGGATAGACCAATCACATCCGAGTCAAACTCAGTTATTCAAATCTTATTTATACCAACtttcaagagtttttttttcttttcctaattTCAAGAGTTATTAACTTTAactcttttagtttttgagtaaaaactaataattacaagatatatttgttattttgttactGCTGATAATATCACTATTGATTGTTTTGATAGAATAATCAAGAGTTACCCATTTGGAAAAACTAttggttatatttttttaatggaataatgtgtttttcttttgtcaacaaaaaaagagagagttatAATTGTTAAATGTCCTGGTTGGATATCACTCGAATCCAATTCTTCACATAGCCTTTTTACTTTGTTGGTGAAAAGTTTCTTAAAGCACAAGTAAAGCCACAACTTTTATGAGCTTTGGGACATGAATTTCCAAAAGTTAAAACAACTGATTACTTTCTAAAGCATCACTAAAAATGATTAGTTACGTTAATATTGTGAATACTTAAGGCATACAATTGAACGAACCTTCCTTTCTTATTATAGCCATGAAGATCAGTTACAATTTAAGTAACTGATCAAGCTTAACCTCACTATAGATAATCAAAAGATAGTATCCAAAACAAACCCTGAAAAAACCTTTTGACCAAACCTATTCCTGAGTGGCTTTCTTATATTCAGGCTTCAGCTCATAAGTTCCTTGGTTGCTCCCTTTGTTGTTGTATATGCATAGATCTTTCAACAAGTCTTTCAGGAATTGCTGCACCAAATACACTTTTCCATAAGCAACACAAACCTTCATTTTtggtatttgttttcttatttctccATTGAATCTCTCAGtcaaacactaaacaaaaagtCTGTAATTTCCTTGTGCTCACCTCTGGCTGGTCAGTTTCCTGAATGAGCAGCCTCAGAGTCCAATTTGATTGTCTTTCAAAGAGATTAAACATCACCTCCTCCATCTCTCTACGGTCCcttcttgttctcttcatTTCTGATGTCCTGTTcgtcaattttttcttttcctgatAAAAACCAATGACTTGTAAGAATTCAAGATCCTTAAGCTACAGTAATGTGTGTGTTACAATTGGGAAAGATAAAATACCGGAGCCGCGGTTGGGATTATCATTCCTGGCATTGGCCTCATATGCATTCCTCTGGCATTATCAATGACCTGGTCAAGAAACCAGAAACATGATCATGGAAAAATGCAGAGGAGGTTTGTTTGAAACTCCAAGTCACCACACACCACTTTACAACAACCTGGATCTGTCTATTTTTGCCCATATACTTGTTTGTTCTTTCACGGCACAATCTCCCATAGCTTTCAATATTTTCGTTATGAGGCCTCATAtcaaatttgttctttatCTTCCCTTCTACTGACATCTTTCCTACAAAGAacattgttgaagaaaatcTGCACAACtgtcaaacaaaataaggTACACCTGGACTGTAAATGAACATACCAATGCTAAATTCTTCACCCAATGATCCAAAATCTTATAAACGTAAATGCCATTATTCAACAATTATAACCAACGTAACGCCATAGATGAACCAACAGTTGTAAAATAACTTCGGAGTACAATGTGTGGAGAAGTGTACAACTTACCATCTGAAGACTCACAGAAAACATTCATAGGAATAAAATCTTTAGACATATCCAAAGTGTAACGCCTCGGCATGTTTCCAGAGTCAGCTCGAGCTAATTCCATTACGAACTGCAAGGCAAAAGAGTTACCATGTTTTACACCAAGAAACTCGTAGTTTAAGTGACGAGCAAGAAAGTTCATAGAAAGCAAGCTCAAatgtagaaagaaaagagaaaagatctCTAATTTGCAGAAATGTTTCATACACTACCCAATCCTCAAATTACAAGGAATTTCATGATCAAAGTGAGGACCACTTGATATCTCCAAACTCAGAAAACCCATTTCCCCAAATCCATGGAATTTCAGAGAATGTAAAAGCAAGTTTCTCAAAGGATGAAATTTTCCCGAATGGTTACTAGAAACCCTAAATAGCTAAACCACGCAATTCCTGAGGAAGATTCAATGTAACGAGAGATACGCATgcagagaggagagaaaatgCGCAGGACGAAAGCATACTTGGGTCCCTTCGTCCTCGTGAGCCAGAGGATCGACGCCGAGGATGACTTTGGCGTCAGGACGGTACGGATCGTCAGGACGGTACGGATCGTCAGGAAAAGAATGAGATTGGAGAGAACTCGCGACGAGAGATGGAGCTTTCATCAGCAACATCGATCTCTCTGCCAAACCCGTTTCCAACGcttcattctcattcttcCTTACCTTCATTTCCACCTTTACATCTTCCATTTCTCTCAGACTCATGATTGTAACAGAGGAATTCAAAGCGCCTTTATATACTTAACCTTCCAACTATGGATCGCTTAATTAATAGACCAAATAGAATCATAAAGACGAAAGCTTTATTTCTAGATTTTGCAATTTGTCAATGTTAGTTAAATCCACGTACTACTACAAAAACGTTTAATATACAAAAGAGATCAGTCTCTCATGTTCATGGGTACTCATATGCGTGACCGCTTCGTTTTCCTCTCAGCTAACTTTGTAGTCGCATTTCGTTTCTTCGAAACCTCTTTCTTTTGTGCTCCACTCAATTCTCTAGTCTTTgtctcctcttctttcttcttcttcattgcaTTATCCAACGCATCCTTCACAAAGAACTTTAGCCTCCATAGTGTTGGTTCGTCCT from Arabidopsis thaliana chromosome 3, partial sequence includes these protein-coding regions:
- a CDS encoding Pseudouridine synthase family protein: MSPPPQRIGLPWPELNDGLAYKDAISSSESELTTVSEFYFTKYKSSAPLLGWIQRIQNGQIQIDGEVVKDPNTLLRSGSKLVYSRLPWKEPDTPYSLEVLYEDDDLIALNKPSGLQVLPGGLFQQRTVLTQLQWCFGKNDSYIGSRESPHPVPVHRLGRGTSGILLCAKTKLAKTKLAAYFAEGTSLVGSGNLDQECGTGRKLSKIYRALADGIVEEDEVVIKQPIGVVRYPGVAQGLYVASPEGKPAFSKVFVLERDREKNCSLVKVEIQSGRPHQIRIHLAYMGHPLVGDPLYVAGGQPKCFDPDLVDDAAAFAEDGYKIRSSFFILIVSVYLEMNSPWKLNNI
- a CDS encoding Pseudouridine synthase family protein (Pseudouridine synthase family protein; FUNCTIONS IN: pseudouridine synthase activity, RNA binding; INVOLVED IN: pseudouridine synthesis, RNA modification; LOCATED IN: cellular_component unknown; EXPRESSED IN: 21 plant structures; EXPRESSED DURING: 13 growth stages; CONTAINS InterPro DOMAIN/s: Pseudouridine synthase, catalytic domain (InterPro:IPR020103), Pseudouridine synthase, RsuA and RluB/C/D/E/F (InterPro:IPR006145), Pseudouridine synthase, RluC/RluD, conserved site (InterPro:IPR006224); BEST Arabidopsis thaliana protein match is: Pseudouridine synthase family protein (TAIR:AT5G51140.1).) gives rise to the protein MSPPPQRIGLPWPELNDGLAYKDAISSSESELTTVSEFYFTKYKSSAPLLGFLLFFFLYSSSTIISFLLSILFNHLSFLGGFNESKTDRFIQIDGEVVKDPNTLLRSGSKLVYSRLPWKEPDTPYSLEVLYEDDDLIALNKPSGLQVLPGGLFQQRTVLTQLQWCFGKNDSYIGSRESPHPVPVHRLGRGTSGILLCAKTKLAKTKLAAYFAEGTSLVGSGNLDQECGTGRKLSKIYRALADGIVEEDEVVIKQPIGVVRYPGVAQGLYVASPEGKPAFSKVFVLERDREKNCSLVKVEIQSGRPHQIRIHLAYMGHPLVEMTMFTGSECLRADQSAGDPLYVAGGQPKCFDPDLVDDAAAFAEDGGYRRPNQAVPGDCGYHLHAHQVELPNLLNTHKVVKIVAPLPPILQTRCET
- a CDS encoding Duplicated homeodomain-like superfamily protein, which codes for MPQDHASWDRKELLRQRKHDRPEQSFESPPFRWRDSPSSHHVPREFSSRLGSGDFRRPSCHGKQGGRHQFVEETSHGYTSSRSSARMFDNYRPSASRGDWRYTRNCRDDRVSVSQKEWKCNTWEMSNGSSRSFERPFGIRNGRRSVDERPLHASDTHSTVVNSLDPANSAHYLDNEISTPVRSLKIKNEHKFSDQRLSLPSDPHSECISLFERPSSENNYGNKVCSPAKQCNDLMYGRRLVSDNSLDAPIPNAELEGTWEQLRLKDPQDNNSLHGINDIDGDRKCAKESSLGATGKLPLWNSSGSFASQSSGFSHSSSLKSLGAVDSSDRKIEVLPKIVTVTQSSSGDATACATTTHLSEEMSSRKKQRLGWGEGLAKYEKKKVDVNPNEDGTTLMENGLEELHSLNKNIADKSPTAAIVPDYGSPTTPSSVACSSSPGFADKSSPKAAIAASDVSNMCRSPSPVSSIHLERFPINIEELDNISMERFGCLLNELLGTDDSGTGDSSSVQLTSMNTLLAWKGEILKAVEMTESEIDLLENKHRTLKLEGRRHSRVVGPSSYCCDGDANVPKEQASCSLDPKATASSVAKTLVRAPVHQAGLAKVPADVFEDSPGEVKPLSQSFATVEREEDILPIPSMKAAVSSKEINTPAFANQETIEVSSADDSMASKEDLFWAKLLSANKKYACESSGVFNQLLPRDFNSSDNSRFPGICQTQFDSHVQEKIADRVGLLRAREKILLLQFKAFQLSWKKDLDQLALAKYQSKSSKKTELYPNAKNGGYLKLPQSVRLRFSSSAPRRDSVVPTTELVSYMEKLLPGTHLKPFRDILKMPAMILDEKERVMSRFISSNGLIEDPCDVEKERTMINPWTSEEKEIFLNLLAMHGKDFKKIASSLTQKTTADCIDYYYKNHKSDCFGKIKKQRAYGKEGKHTYMLAPRKKWKREMGAASLDILGDVSIIAANAGKVASTRPISSKKITLRGCSSANSLQHDGNNSEGCSYSFDFPRKRTAGADVLAVGPLSPEQINSCLRTSVSSRERCMDHLKFNHVVKKPRISHTLHNENSNTLHNENSNEEDDSCSEESCGETGPIHWTDDERSAFIQGFSLFGKNFASISRYVGTRSPDQCKVFFSKVRKCLGLESIKFGSGNVSTSVSVDNGNEGGGSDLEDPCPMESNSGIVNNGVCAKMGMNSPTSPFNMNQDGVNQSGSANVKADLSRSEEENGQKYLCLKDDNNLVNNAYVNGGFPSLVSESCRDLVDINTVESQSQAAGKSKSNDLMSMEIDEGVLTSVTISSEPLYCGLSVLSNVIVETPTEISRKGSGDQGATMPKFSSKNQDGVMQAANRTRNSGLEPESAPSGFRYPECLHHVPIEVCTENPIGVSAPRGNPNCHAESESGNSLVGQVDETHDLGWPKNNLELDGRLQVLGHVNPEQIGLLKATNTESCQNPQRSVTQDLSRISRSKSDLIVKTQRTGEGFSLTKCTSSAPKPLAVSHKEGRSGHSRSHSFSLSDTERLHKNGDVKLFGTVLTTDENGIKQKHNPCGIVRSSSTLSRDHDTRHHYINQQHLQNVPITSYGFWDGNRIQTGLTSLPESAKLLASCPEAFSTHLKQQVGNSKEILVDVNGGILSFGKHNEDRAESSSAKDEGNIGGVNGVAEAAT
- a CDS encoding Pseudouridine synthase family protein (Pseudouridine synthase family protein; FUNCTIONS IN: pseudouridine synthase activity, RNA binding; INVOLVED IN: pseudouridine synthesis, RNA modification; LOCATED IN: cellular_component unknown; EXPRESSED IN: 21 plant structures; EXPRESSED DURING: 13 growth stages; CONTAINS InterPro DOMAIN/s: Pseudouridine synthase, catalytic domain (InterPro:IPR020103), Pseudouridine synthase, RluC/RluD (InterPro:IPR006225), Pseudouridine synthase, RsuA and RluB/C/D/E/F (InterPro:IPR006145), Pseudouridine synthase, RluC/RluD, conserved site (InterPro:IPR006224); BEST Arabidopsis thaliana protein match is: Pseudouridine synthase family protein (TAIR:AT5G51140.1); Has 35333 Blast hits to 34131 proteins in 2444 species: Archae - 798; Bacteria - 22429; Metazoa - 974; Fungi - 991; Plants - 531; Viruses - 0; Other Eukaryotes - 9610 (source: NCBI BLink).); the encoded protein is MSPPPQRIGLPWPELNDGLAYKDAISSSESELTTVSEFYFTKYKSSAPLLGWIQRIQNGQIQIDGEVVKDPNTLLRSGSKLVYSRLPWKEPDTPYSLEVLYEDDDLIALNKPSGLQVLPGGLFQQRTVLTQLQWCFGKNDSYIGSRESPHPVPVHRLGRGTSGILLCAKTKLAKTKLAAYFAEGTSLVGSGNLDQECGTGRKLSKIYRALADGIVEEDEVVIKQPIGVVRYPGVAQGLYVASPEGKPAFSKVFVLERDREKNCSLVKVEIQSGRPHQIRIHLAYMGHPLVGDPLYVAGGQPKCFDPDLVDDAAAFAEDGGYRRPNQAVPGDCGYHLHAHQVELPNLLNTHKVVKIVAPLPPILQTRCET